The Solenopsis invicta isolate M01_SB chromosome 12, UNIL_Sinv_3.0, whole genome shotgun sequence genome window below encodes:
- the LOC105202656 gene encoding ribonuclease H, which yields MPYYGVAKGRNTGVYDNWEDCKDQVNRYSNNSYKKFDTPAQAHDFIDQQSSRSNTQLEGRHMEANSYHRTEYTSGRNTTIVHERSYASGTDGNRHFVENSTRTSWQKH from the exons aTGCCTTATTATGGAGTAGCCAAAGGTCGTAATACTGGAGTGTATGACAATTG GGAGGATTGCAAAGACCAAGTAAATAGATACTCGAATAACAGCTATAAGAAGTTTGATACTCCAGCTCAAGCTCATGACTTTATTGATCAACAATCTTCAAGAAGCAATACTCAACTAGAGGGACGTCATATGGAAGCTAATAGCTATCATCGTACTGAGTATACG AGTGGTAGAAATACCACTATCGTGCACGAACGTTCTTACGCGAGTGGTACGGATGGAAATCGCCATTTCGTCGAGAACTCTACACGCACTTCCTggcaaaaacattaa
- the LOC105202729 gene encoding isovaleryl-CoA dehydrogenase, mitochondrial has translation MFLARCSAVSRQLANHAGKIGACRGSSYCKIDESIFGLSDEQKELRSLVFNFAQKELAPKAAEIDKKNTFNELRTFWRELGKLGLLGPTVKSEYGGTGGTYLDHIVIMEELSRASAAIGLSYGAHSNLCVNQIHRNGTEKQKHKYLPKLCSGEHIGALAMSEPGSGSDVVSMKLRAEKKGDHYVLNGNKFWITNGPDADVIVVYARTDPKTDKPQHGITAFIVERGTEGFSTAQKLDKLGMRGSNTGELIFEDCKVPVANILGEVNKGIYVLFSGLDLERLVLAGGPMGILQACCDVAFEYAHTRQQFGQYLAQFQLLQGKIADMYTALSSSRSYLYSVARACDSGHLNRKDCAAVLLYCAESAMKASSDAIQILGGNGYINDYVTGRLLRDAKLYEIGGGTNEIRRIVISRAITDEYL, from the exons ATGTTTTTGGCGCGCTGCTCCGCCGTTTCGCGACAGCTTGCGAATCATGCCGGCAAGATCGGTGCGTGTCGCGGATCGAGCTACTGCAAAATCGACGAAAGTATCTTCGGGCTTAGCGATGAACAGAAAGAG CTTCGTTCGCTCGTTTTCAATTTTGCACAAAAGGAGCTAGCACCTAAGGCCGCTGAGATTGACAAGAAAAATACTTTCAATGAGTTAAGG ACGTTTTGGAGGGAGTTGGGTAAACTGGGCTTATTGGGTCCGACGGTGAAATCAGAGTATGGTGGCACGGGCGGCACATATCTCGATCATATAGTTATCATGGAGGAATTAAGCAGAGCATCGGCTGCCATTGGGCTCAGCTACGGTGCACATTCGAATCTTTGCGTCAATCAAATCCACCGAAATGGCACGGAGAAACAGAAGCACAAATATTTGCCTAAG ctgTGTAGTGGCGAACACATCGGTGCGCTGGCGATGTCGGAGCCCGGCTCTGGATCCGACGTCGTCTCCATGAAGCTGCGGGCCGAGAAGAAGGGCGATCACTATGTGTTAAATGGCAACAAGTTCTGGATTACCAACGGTCCGGACGCCGACGTGATAGTCGTCTATGCGAGAACGGATCCGAAAACGGATAAGCCGCAACACGGTATTACTGCCTTCATCGTTGAGCGTGGTACAGAAGGCTTCAGTACAGCGCAGAAACTAGATAAGCTTGGAATGCGTGGCTCCAACACGGGCGAACTGATTTTCGAGGACTGTAAAGTGCCAG TTGCTAATATTTTGGGAGAAGTTAACAAAGGCATTTATGTGCTCTTTAGTGGACTGGATTTGGAACGGTTGGTATTAGCCGGTGGACCTATGGG AATTTTGCAAGCTTGTTGTGACGTTGCCTTTGAATATGCTCATACAAGACAACAATTCGGTCAATATCTTGCGCAATTCCAATTGCTACAG GGAAAGATAGCGGACATGTACACGGCTCTGAGCTCGAGCAGGAGTTACTTATATTCTGTCGCGAGGGCCTGCGACTCCGGTCACCTAAATCGCAAAGATTGTGCCGCGGTGCTTCTTTATTGCGCCGAGAGCGCAATGAAAGCATCGTCAGACGCCATACAAATACTTG GTGGCAACGGATACATCAACGATTATGTGACGGGGAGATTGCTGCGAGACGCGAAGCTTTACGAGATCGGCGGAGGCACCAATGAAATACGACGTATAGTCATCAGCCGAGCGATCACAgacgaatatttataa